In Hydractinia symbiolongicarpus strain clone_291-10 chromosome 4, HSymV2.1, whole genome shotgun sequence, the following proteins share a genomic window:
- the LOC130642015 gene encoding death-associated protein 1-like — MSSPAKEEIKGGHAPAVKVGGMRVVQHPHTHTEKLSREELEKEEEEFQTEKPEEKPVVVAGVVTKGDKDYSPAATKVAHEKPIPSKEKPTQKGPKGTPNIHLKQPSKH; from the exons ATGTCCAGTCCAGCAAAGGAAGAAATAAAAGGGGGGCATGCTCCTGctg TTAAAGTTGGTGGAATGCGTGTTGTTCAGCATCCACACACTCATACAGAAAAGTTGTCGAGAGAAGAGCTGGAAAAGGAGGAAGAAGAATTTCAAACTGAAAA accCGAAGAAAAGCCAGTAGTGGTGGCTGGAGTTGTAACAAAAGGAGATAAAGATTATTCACCGGCTGCGACCAAAGTGGCCCATGAGAAGCCAATTCCTTCAAAAGAAAAACCAACACAAAAAGGTCCCAAGGGCACACCGAATATCCATCTCAAACAACCTTCCAAACATTAA